A single window of Leptotrichia sp. oral taxon 215 str. W9775 DNA harbors:
- the rpsQ gene encoding 30S ribosomal protein S17, protein MENKRNERKVREGIVVSDKMDKTVVVLEETMKLHKLYKKRVKTSKKYKAHDEKNECGVGDRVQIMETRPLSREKRWRVVTILEKAK, encoded by the coding sequence GTGGAAAATAAAAGAAACGAAAGAAAAGTAAGAGAAGGAATCGTTGTTTCTGATAAAATGGATAAGACTGTAGTTGTTCTTGAAGAAACAATGAAACTGCATAAACTTTATAAAAAAAGAGTAAAAACTTCAAAAAAATATAAAGCTCATGATGAAAAGAACGAATGCGGTGTTGGAGATAGAGTTCAAATAATGGAAACAAGACCGTTAAGTAGAGAAAAAAGATGGAGAGTTGTAACTATTTTAGAAAAAGCAAAATAG
- the rpmC gene encoding 50S ribosomal protein L29 — protein MTANEIRELSLEELDAKVKELKQELFNLKFQNLAKLQDTPINTAKIREVKRDVARIKTIITEKTKTVK, from the coding sequence ATGACAGCAAATGAAATTAGAGAATTATCATTAGAAGAGTTAGATGCAAAAGTTAAAGAATTAAAGCAGGAATTATTCAATTTGAAATTTCAGAATCTAGCAAAATTACAGGACACTCCTATAAACACTGCAAAAATAAGAGAAGTGAAAAGAGATGTTGCTAGAATAAAAACAATTATAACTGAGAAAACAAAGACTGTAAAATAG
- the rplP gene encoding 50S ribosomal protein L16, whose amino-acid sequence MLIPKRTKYRKQFRGKMGGIATKGNKVDFGEFGLAAKEFGWITSRQIEACRITINRTFKREGKIWIRIFPDKPYTKRPEGTRMGKGKGNAEGWVAVVKKGKIMFEVGGVSEEKAKEALRKAGHKLPIKVRFVKREEVGGDK is encoded by the coding sequence ATGTTAATACCTAAAAGAACGAAATACAGAAAACAGTTCAGAGGAAAAATGGGTGGTATAGCTACAAAAGGAAACAAAGTAGATTTTGGTGAATTTGGACTTGCCGCTAAAGAATTTGGATGGATAACATCAAGACAAATAGAAGCATGCAGAATTACAATAAATAGAACATTTAAAAGGGAAGGAAAAATCTGGATCAGAATATTCCCTGATAAACCTTATACAAAAAGACCTGAAGGAACAAGAATGGGTAAAGGTAAAGGTAACGCTGAAGGTTGGGTAGCAGTAGTTAAAAAAGGAAAAATAATGTTTGAAGTTGGCGGAGTATCGGAAGAAAAAGCTAAAGAAGCATTAAGAAAAGCTGGACATAAACTACCTATCAAAGTCAGATTTGTAAAAAGAGAAGAAGTGGGTGGTGATAAGTAA